In the genome of Thiorhodovibrio winogradskyi, the window GCGAAGCGGGCGGTCGGCTGAAGCAGCTTGTTAGCGGTTCGCTTGCTAAAGGATAACTTTAACAAGCATCAAAAACTTCCTTTAAAGTGTAAGTCAATTCTTCGGGGTTCCGTGCGTCACTTCTCTGCCATCGGGCATAAGCAATTGTTGGGATACCTTTATAGCGGCCACGCTGGGTGTCTTTGGTGCTGATGCTTCTGTCTATTTGTAAGCCAGGCAAATTGTCACGGGCAAAACTTCCTTCTACTAATATCACATCGGGATTGATTGCCAAGATTAGATCTTCGGAACGCGAAATATTTTCATTTATATCAATACCATAACTACGCGCGCAATCAATCAGCTTGCTAAGTTCGCCGTTACGAGTAGCGGGGTAAAACAAATTTGTTTTAACTACACTATTTTCTAAAATATCAATTAGATCAGCATCTTCAAAACACCGCCTAGTAGTCTCGGCTATTGCGTACTGATTTCTTATGCCCCACAGAAAGCGTCCCTGTCGATCTCGATCCATATACTGAAGGCATCCGAGTGGCTCAAACTCCTCAACCCTGCGTCTGGTGTCATTAAAATATCCTGGGCCGGGATTAGAGCCAATAATCAACAATCTTGGATTTTCTATTAAATCACTGAACAAGATTTGCGATCCAAGATAAAGATAATTAATTTCATCATCTTTTTCGCACAAATCACAAAGTGCATAGTGTAAATCCTCGGCGTAAACTTTAATTTCATCGTATTCATTGAATAAATTTGACATGTCTTTTTCACCTTTTGTCTCGCTAACGCCAGCATCAGCCGCGCGAGCGGGAGCGAGCGTCGGCTGGATGCAATCGTTAGGCTCTTTTTGACCATTTTGCCGACACCAGGAAAAAGGTAATGAAGCCAAAACAAGCAACGAATGCTTGCCCGTTTTGCGGATTTCGTGCGACTCGCATTCTTGGACCTGCAACGCAGCCTGCATCGACGCACGCCAAAGGCTATCAGGTTGAGTGCATTAACTGCGGCGCACGCGGGCCTTGCGGGTTTGCGGATGAATCTAGCGCAATCCGTACTTGGGATTGCGGCGACGTTGGTTTTCAGCGTCCGCTTGTTTCAGCCTAACGCCAGCATCAGCCGCGCGCTATTCGCGCGTCGGCTGGATGCCATCGTTAGCAAAATTACTTCGCAAATAGATTACTAAACTTCGAAATGATCTCATTATGGAATCTTTCGTCGCTAGCATACTTCACGACCCAAGGAACAAAAGGATGCTTACTGTTGCTGTATTTGTCTGTTTCTTGTATCGCAGAATGGCCAAAGTTGATTATCAAAGCGCTAATAAAGTCTAAGAATAAAAAGAAACCAGCAGGAGTCTTGCTGTCTAGATCATTCTTGCAATAAGCGCTCGGGTCGTCGAGTGACTCTATCTTTATGATAAGTGTATCGACATCCGCTGAAGTAACAGAACTCTTTATTGATTTGAGCAGCTCTTCAGTTAGGGTATTTGATATAAATTGTTCAAACGCTAAATCTAGCATTTCATTTAAGTTCATTTTATACATTCCGTTTCGGCGTTGTTCGCTGTCAATTCACATTACGACGGAGAAATTGAATTTGACACCTAACTTTCTTGCCTTCTTCGCATATTCAATGCTCTCAGAGAGCTCAGCTACAACGGCATCATAATCGTTTTTCAGGACACCAAACCTCGGCTTCTCGGTTGTGATTGCCGTAAGAAGTCCGTTGAGAATCCCGAGCGCATCCTCAGCCGATTTCCACACTCCGTCGCGTGCCATCAATTTGTTCGTCGATTGTATTTCATCGGGTAACTCATCATCACCGAGGTTGAATTGCATGTCGGTGTGATCAAGCAGACTGGAAAACGGCTCCAACCCGGCTACGCTTGCCAATTTGTCCAGCTTGTCAGCGTGCTTGTACAGCGCCCACTTGTCACTTTCATCAGATGCTACCTCACCATTATTGAGGAGATGATTCGCCCAAAGTACTGTACTCAAAGTTCTCTCCTGACAGCTAACAGTTAACTAGACAGAAAGTTGGTCGGGTATGCTAGACAGATTCTGCCTAGCCCCAGTAGTATGGATTCGGCCTAGTGCAGAGACTAAAGCTTGAGCGCTGAGGTGGACGCTGAAATCCAACACTTTCTGCCTGTGAATCCGAGGCTAGCACATGCCTGAGTACCGAGCAACAATATTAAACGCAGAAGATCGTTTCTGGGAGCGCTTCATTGATCTGGCGCGGACAAATGGCATTAAAGAAACGGCGATTCGCTGGCACGTTCACCGAGCCGAGCGCTATCTGAAGGCGTTTCCGGGAAAGCGACTAGCGCAACACACTGTCGATGATGTGACTGGCTACTTGGAAGAAGCAGGACGGTTAGGCAGACTCAAGGACTGGAAATTTGTTCAGACTGTCGATGCTATACAGAATCTGCTTGATACGGCGCGGGCGCCTGTCGCCGAGCAGGTCGATTGGGCGTTTTGGCGCGATTCGGCGCGGGCGTTGGACGCGGATCATCCGACTGTCGCGCGCGAGACGCTTCCCGCGGTCGCGGGCAAAACGGCTGATCAGCAGGTGTCAGGTTATGTATTCAAACGCAAGCAGAATGCGCCCTCGCCTTTGGATGCTGTTCGTGAAAGCCATCACACATTGCTTGAGCGCATGATCGCGGAAATTCGCCGGCGCAAATATTCGATTCGCACCGAGCAGGCGTATGAAGCTTGGGTGTGCCGCTTTATTCTGTTCTGTGATAACCGTGATCCGGCTGATCTGGGGTCGGGTCGCCCGCGGGCCTTCCTCGAGGATTTGGCGGTGCGGGGCAATGTGTCGGCCAGTACGCAGAGCCAGGCGCTGAATGCCTTGGCGTTTTTCTACCAGCAGGTGCTGGGGCGATCACTGGACGACATGGCGGACTTTGTCCGCGCCAAGCGACCGAAACGGCTGCCGGTTGTATTGGAACGCTCCGAGGTCGCGCGATTGTTGGCTGGTATTGGGGGCACCCAGCACCTGATGGCGGCTTTGCTCTATGGCACGGGCATGCGGTTGATGGAGTGCGTGCGACTGCGGGTGCAGGATATTGACTTTCCCTATCATCAGATTTTGGTGCGCGATGGCAAGGGGCAGAAGGATAGAGTCGTGCCGTTGCCGGCGAAACTCGAGCAGCCCTTGCGGGAGCAACTGGAGAAGGTGCGTGACTTGCACGAGCAGGATTTGGTGCAAGGCTTTGGTGAAGTGTTCTTGCCGGATGCCTTGGCGCAAAAGTGGCCGAATGCACCGAAGGAGTGGATTTGGCAATATGTGTTTCCGAGTGGTCGGCTGTCGGTGGACCCGCGCAGCGGCAAAATGCGTCGGCATCATGTGCATGAGAACGGATTACAGAAGGCGATCAAAGCAGCGGCCGAACGCGCTGGTATCGCGAAGCGGGTGAACTGTCATTGCCTGCGTCATTCTTTCGCGACCCATCTGTTGGAATCGGGCTATGACATTCGTACCGTGCAGGAGCTGTTGGGGCATGCGGATGTGTCGACGACCATGATCTATACCCATGTGCTCAATCGCGGTGGTCAGGGGGTGCGCAGTCCGCTGGATGGATTGCTTTAGGGGATTTGCGCGAAAACTCAGGTCAGCCACGCGCGGGGCGGGGCCAGGGAGATGATGCTGGTGCGGCAATCAAGATATTCATGTCCTTTAGGAACCGCACCCATGAGCAAAAATCTCATCAAGCCCCAGGTTTTTCTGCTCGCGCTGTTCTTGGTCGGTGTCAGCGCTGCCGCCTTGGCCGAAGCCCGGGGCTGGAGGCCGAGCGCATGATCGGGGTGGAAGAATGGCATCAAGTGAAAGCGTGGGGACAAGCCTTTTGTGTTCTCCAATATGAAAAGCGGCAAGGGTGTCGCCGAGATTGTCAGCTTGATTGAAACGCGGGGCATGCTGGAGGAGGCCCGTCTTTCTCATCCTGGGTCTTTCGCTTGATTGCTGAGTGCCGCCCGAGTAGCGGCGGATTCGTCAATCCTCCTGTCGGCGCAGGCCGTGGACGCTGAACAGTTGTGCGTCATCGGTCCAGACGCGGACTGACT includes:
- a CDS encoding integron integrase; this encodes MPEYRATILNAEDRFWERFIDLARTNGIKETAIRWHVHRAERYLKAFPGKRLAQHTVDDVTGYLEEAGRLGRLKDWKFVQTVDAIQNLLDTARAPVAEQVDWAFWRDSARALDADHPTVARETLPAVAGKTADQQVSGYVFKRKQNAPSPLDAVRESHHTLLERMIAEIRRRKYSIRTEQAYEAWVCRFILFCDNRDPADLGSGRPRAFLEDLAVRGNVSASTQSQALNALAFFYQQVLGRSLDDMADFVRAKRPKRLPVVLERSEVARLLAGIGGTQHLMAALLYGTGMRLMECVRLRVQDIDFPYHQILVRDGKGQKDRVVPLPAKLEQPLREQLEKVRDLHEQDLVQGFGEVFLPDALAQKWPNAPKEWIWQYVFPSGRLSVDPRSGKMRRHHVHENGLQKAIKAAAERAGIAKRVNCHCLRHSFATHLLESGYDIRTVQELLGHADVSTTMIYTHVLNRGGQGVRSPLDGLL